A region of Caloranaerobacter sp. TR13 DNA encodes the following proteins:
- a CDS encoding zinc ribbon domain-containing protein, whose translation MILFAYFALGIIVYFLSSIDKEYKFSKHKAKCIYCKKEVEYESIYCPYCNEKLKKRCETCGRLIEINWRYCPFCRDDKNKNY comes from the coding sequence ATGATTTTATTTGCATATTTTGCTTTGGGTATAATTGTTTATTTTTTATCATCAATAGATAAAGAATATAAATTTAGTAAGCATAAAGCAAAATGTATATATTGTAAAAAGGAGGTTGAATATGAGTCGATTTACTGTCCCTATTGCAATGAAAAGCTCAAGAAAAGATGTGAAACTTGTGGTAGATTAATAGAGATTAATTGGCGATATTGCCCGTTTTGTAGAGATGATAAAAATAAAAACTATTAA
- a CDS encoding DUF2933 domain-containing protein yields MDKGKHGQVKHLFIMLLSCLIPIGLIILLTNFDRRPNNYYWLVFLLCPLMHVFMMIRMHKNGNEDQSNNQENEKIEDID; encoded by the coding sequence ATGGATAAAGGAAAACATGGACAAGTCAAGCATTTATTTATAATGCTATTATCATGCTTAATACCAATTGGATTGATAATATTGTTAACCAATTTTGATAGAAGGCCAAATAATTATTATTGGCTTGTATTTTTATTATGTCCTTTAATGCATGTATTTATGATGATAAGAATGCACAAAAACGGTAATGAAGATCAATCTAATAATCAAGAAAATGAGAAAATAGAAGACATAGATTAA